TGATATTCAACCGCGTCAAAATAATTTCTAGTAACGATCTTTTTATCAGCTCTAAATAGCCATTGCATAATTTTTCTAAGGTCGCCAGTGAATGGGCCACCTGTCATTTGCATACGTGAGCTATATTTAAAGCCGCATGCCCAAGGATCAGTCTCGCGTGGTTTATCTCTATTTGCTTTCATAACAGCAAGGATGATAAATGGCAAAATCATAGTCGCACATAAAACTAAAGCGATAAGTGGAGTTGAGATCATACTGCCTATAGGTGAAGTTACATTTATAGCACCAAGGCTAGCTTTATAGTCGCTTATAGCGATAGAATTTACAGCTTGCATGATGTAATCAACTATGTAGTTTGCGCCAAGACCAAAGCCAACGCAGCCTATCATTAGGATGATCATACCAAGAACCATGCCTATTGGACTCTCTTTAGCATTTTCCCAAATTTTTTGATCTCTTGGAGTACCTGCAAATATAACAGCGTAAAGTTTAAGGTGCATACCAACCAAAACGCCTGTTAGCGCAAGAGCTACGACGCCAAGTGTAAATGCATATCTAACTAATGTTCCTTCTCCCATCGCACCTTGAAGCATACCTTGATATGTAAACCACTCTGAAACAAAGCCATTTACTGGAGGTAAAGCTGCGATACCCATGATACCTATAAACATACCAAGGCTTGTCCATGGCATCTTTTTAGCAAGACCACCAAGGATGTCCATATTTTGTGTATGAGTAGCGTGGATAACTGAACCAGCGCAAAGGAAAAGCAGACCTTTAAATATAGCGTGGTTAACTACGTGGTAGCAACCTGCTAGAAAACCTACTGCTGCAAGTGTTAAATTTCCGGCTGCAACGCCGTAAATTCCTGTACCAAGACCTAGCAAGATGATACCTATATTCTCAACTGAGTGATAAGCAAGCAAAGCCTTAAAGTCGTGTTGGCAAAGAGCGTATAAAACACCAAATAGTGAGCTAGCTGCACCAAGAGCGAGTATAGTAAGTCCAAAATATGTGCTAAGTGGCAAGTAAAGTGTAAATTTAACTAATGTAAATAGAGCAACTTTAATCATAACGCCTGACATAAGGGCTGAAACGTTTGATGGGGCTGCTGGGTGAGCTTGTGGAAGCCAAACGTGAAATGGCCACATACCAGCTTTACTACCAAAGCCGACCAAAAATAGCGCAAATACAGCAACAGAAGCGCCAAATGGCATCTTAACGCCCATAAATGCGCTAAACTCAAAGCTTCCTGCGTAGTATGCAGTGATAAGCAAGCCACAGGTGATACAAAATGCACCGATTTGTGCGATGCCAAGATATACCATAACTGCTTTAAGTGTATTTTTACCATCATTGACGATGATAAGAAATGATGAAATAAGAGTCATAAGCTCCCATAAAACAACAAAGCAAAATACATTATCAGCGCTAATTACTAGAAGCATTGAAAGAATGAATGTATTAAACAAACATGCAAATACGCCAACGTTTGCTTTTTTGATGTACTCATCTGCATAGCTCATACCATAAACGCTACTTGCAAATCCGATGAAAACAACTACAAAGCTAAAGAAATTTCCAAGTGGATTTAGCGCAAATTTTGGCGAATACAAAAAGCCATCCATAAGAGCAAAGCTATCGCTTACTCCCATATTTGCAACAAAGTGGCACATCGCGTAAAAACAGCTTAAAGCGCTTAGTCCAAAACCAACCTTTACAGCGGCCTTTGGAGCACAATAAAGCAAGATGCTAACGACGGCACTTACAAGAAATAGCATATAAACCGTAGTCATCTTATGCTCCTTGTCCGTTTAAAATTTTAGTAGCAAATTTATTCGCTGCTTCATAATCTATCCTCTTGCCAAGTTTATGTTTACCCTCTTCTGGATCAATCATAACAAGAGCACTCGTTGGACAGACATCAACACAAGCTGGTCCGTTCTCACGACCAAAGCACATATCGCATTTAACAGCGATATTTTTTGCACCTGATTGTGACTCTATCTCAAGGTTGTACTTTGGCTCGACAGCGTAATTTACTGAAGGCATAAGCTCTGCACTTGAGCTTATCGCACCGTAAGGACAAGCGATCGTGCACATCTTACAGCCTATACAAATTTCCTCGTGAAGCTCGATGCAATTATCATTAAATCGCAACGCTCCAGTTGGACACACATTCGCACAAGGACCATCGTCGCATTGTCTGCACTGAGTTGGCATAACGCCAGTAGCTTCTCTTAGCACACTTAGCCTTGCACGTGACAGCTTGCCGCGTTCATAAGCGCTCTTAAAACATGCAGCCATGCAGGTTGCACATCCTATACAGCGTTTATAATCGGCAATCACAAATTTATGTTTTTTCATAAATTCCTCCCATTAAACAAGGCTAAACTGCCCTGCTCACTTTTAAAGTGATGGTTAGTCACCAAAATAGAGATAGTTAAATTTTTATTTAACATCTCAAACGCTCCTTCCTAATTTTTGTAATAATTCTATAACTTACAATGAATAAATTCCGTCATCTATCTGACAAATTTTGTATTTTTAGAATTAAATTTTTATTTTATATATTTTTAAGATTATCTACTTAATATCGATTTTTAGGTATATTTGTTTGCTAAAGGATAATATTTATTAATAAAATTTTCCTATAAAGAGTAAAAATATCTTAATTAAGTTTAAATTTACAAGTTAATTATTTAAGCTCGGGTTAATTAAATAAAACTGAAATTTAAAAATCTAAAATATAATCCGACCTTTAAATTTAAAAGGCTTTTTATGGGAATTTTTATAGTTATACTTTTGCTTATTGTTGCAGTTTTTGTATTTATGAGATTTGCCCCAGTTTTTGGTGGCGTGCCAGATATTAAAAGCCAAAAGCTGATAAAGGCTTCGCCAAATTTTAACGGCAAAGTTTTTATAAATTTAGAGCCAACGATTGATATGGTAAAAAATAATCCGCAAGCATCTATGCTAAATTTCGTCCGCCAAACACTTTTTCCACCAAAAGGTAAGCTACCAACTAAGCCTTTGCCAAATTTAAAATTTGATGCAAATGCCCTCAAAAATGGTGAGTTTATCTGGCTAGGGCACGTTAGCCTCATATGCAAGCTTGATGACAAAACCATCATCACGGACCCTGTTTTGTACCGAGCATTTCCACTGCCAATTGGCGGTAAGCCCTTTGCCTACGAGCATGCTATCACCACTAGTGACTACCCAGATGCGATCGATATCGCCCTCATCTCGCACGATCACTACGATCATCTTGATCATAAAACGATACTTGAGCTAAAAGATAGAATTTGCAAATTTCTAGTGCCGCTTGGCGTAAAAGCTCACCTTGTAAAATGGGGCGTTGATGAATCTAAAATTTATGAGTTTGACTGGTTTGGTGAGCAAAAAATAGGAAATTTAAACTTCACGTTTTGCCCTTCAAGGCACTTTAGCGGGCGCACATTTAAAAGAAACACGACACTTTGGGGTGGCTGGGCGGTTGAAGAGGCTGGCTTTAGCTTTTATTTTAGCGGAGATGGCGGATACGGCAAACATTTTAAGATGATAAATGAGAAATTTGGCTCATTTGATCTAGTTTTTATAGAAAATGGTGCTTACGGCGATGGCTGGCCTTACGTGCATATGAGGCCAGAGGAGTCGGCGCAAGCGCTAAAAGATCTTGGTGCAAAGCTTGGTGTACCGGTGCACTGGGGTAAATTTGATCTATCTTATCACGCTTGGGATGAGCCGATCAAGCGTTTTGAAAAGGCAGCGACAAAACTTGAGCTAAACTACGCAATGCCGATGATCGGGGAAGTTTTCACCGCACAAAATCCGCCTAGAAAAAAATGGTGGGAGGAAATTTAGGAATAAATTTTGCTCTAAATTTTAAAATCCAAAAGGAAATGCTGATGAAAATTTCTGAAAATTTAGCAAATCTAAAAAATGCCATCGATAAAGCTGCAAAAAACGACCTTGATATGAGCGCGACTGGAAGCTTTTTACAAAATTTA
This portion of the Campylobacter concisus genome encodes:
- a CDS encoding proton-conducting transporter membrane subunit, producing MTTVYMLFLVSAVVSILLYCAPKAAVKVGFGLSALSCFYAMCHFVANMGVSDSFALMDGFLYSPKFALNPLGNFFSFVVVFIGFASSVYGMSYADEYIKKANVGVFACLFNTFILSMLLVISADNVFCFVVLWELMTLISSFLIIVNDGKNTLKAVMVYLGIAQIGAFCITCGLLITAYYAGSFEFSAFMGVKMPFGASVAVFALFLVGFGSKAGMWPFHVWLPQAHPAAPSNVSALMSGVMIKVALFTLVKFTLYLPLSTYFGLTILALGAASSLFGVLYALCQHDFKALLAYHSVENIGIILLGLGTGIYGVAAGNLTLAAVGFLAGCYHVVNHAIFKGLLFLCAGSVIHATHTQNMDILGGLAKKMPWTSLGMFIGIMGIAALPPVNGFVSEWFTYQGMLQGAMGEGTLVRYAFTLGVVALALTGVLVGMHLKLYAVIFAGTPRDQKIWENAKESPIGMVLGMIILMIGCVGFGLGANYIVDYIMQAVNSIAISDYKASLGAINVTSPIGSMISTPLIALVLCATMILPFIILAVMKANRDKPRETDPWACGFKYSSRMQMTGGPFTGDLRKIMQWLFRADKKIVTRNYFDAVEYHNHPKDIWWGMFYEPVIKWCMKFADKLGIVQSGYTNIYTLYILVYLCAILAVGYFLV
- a CDS encoding 4Fe-4S dicluster domain-containing protein, producing MKKHKFVIADYKRCIGCATCMAACFKSAYERGKLSRARLSVLREATGVMPTQCRQCDDGPCANVCPTGALRFNDNCIELHEEICIGCKMCTIACPYGAISSSAELMPSVNYAVEPKYNLEIESQSGAKNIAVKCDMCFGRENGPACVDVCPTSALVMIDPEEGKHKLGKRIDYEAANKFATKILNGQGA
- a CDS encoding MBL fold metallo-hydrolase; translation: MGIFIVILLLIVAVFVFMRFAPVFGGVPDIKSQKLIKASPNFNGKVFINLEPTIDMVKNNPQASMLNFVRQTLFPPKGKLPTKPLPNLKFDANALKNGEFIWLGHVSLICKLDDKTIITDPVLYRAFPLPIGGKPFAYEHAITTSDYPDAIDIALISHDHYDHLDHKTILELKDRICKFLVPLGVKAHLVKWGVDESKIYEFDWFGEQKIGNLNFTFCPSRHFSGRTFKRNTTLWGGWAVEEAGFSFYFSGDGGYGKHFKMINEKFGSFDLVFIENGAYGDGWPYVHMRPEESAQALKDLGAKLGVPVHWGKFDLSYHAWDEPIKRFEKAATKLELNYAMPMIGEVFTAQNPPRKKWWEEI